A segment of the Balneola vulgaris DSM 17893 genome:
GGAGTAAAAGTAATTTTCTCTTCATAATGTGTATATACAATTAGATGAGTTCGAATGTACCCATCAAAAAAATAACTACAAAACGTAGCTGCATACAATTAACAAAAAAGCCAATAGGCGGTTAACCTATCAGCTTTGGAGTTGAGGGAGTTATTGAGAGCTTTTTAAGAGGTGCTTAAACTCTTTTTTAAATTTCTTCACCTTGGGTGCAATTACATACGAACAGTAACCCGCATTCGGATTGTTTTCGAAATAATTCTGGTGATAGTTCTCGGCTACATAGTAGTTTTTAAGCGGCTCGATAGTCGTAACGATTGGATCGTCCCATAGTCCCGAGGCATCCGTTTTCTTTAGCGACTTCTCTGCAATGGCTTTTTGTTCTTCATTGTGGAAGAAGATAGCAGACCTGTATTGTTCACCTACATCATTCCCTTGGCGGTTGAGTGTGGTTGGGTCGTGGGTATGCCATAACACTTCTAAAAGCTCTTCATAGCTGATAACAGAAGGATCGAAATGAATGCGAGCTACTTCAACATGCCCGGTATTGCCAGAAGTTACTTGGCGATAGCTAGGGTCTTCAACATGTCCACCCGAATATCCAGATTCAACGTGCTCCACGCCTTCAACAAGTTCATAGATGGCTTCAACACACCAAAAACAGCCCG
Coding sequences within it:
- the msrA gene encoding peptide-methionine (S)-S-oxide reductase MsrA, with protein sequence MDKKLEKATFGAGCFWCVEAIYELVEGVEHVESGYSGGHVEDPSYRQVTSGNTGHVEVARIHFDPSVISYEELLEVLWHTHDPTTLNRQGNDVGEQYRSAIFFHNEEQKAIAEKSLKKTDASGLWDDPIVTTIEPLKNYYVAENYHQNYFENNPNAGYCSYVIAPKVKKFKKEFKHLLKSSQ